CAACGACACCAAACTGACAAAGTTCTGCTCAGCTTGGTTGGAGTCAGTCACGCTCCCCTTGATGCTTTTACCATCACAAGCAAACCACTCCCCTATGTCTACTTTGTGTTGTACCTGTGCCCAGTCGGTAAACACAGCCGCCAAAACCTGATAATCCAGCTGTTGCATGACACGGCGAAACGTTGAGTACGAAGGGAGTTTCGTGCCGGGTGCGAGTTCCAGTTTCTGAGAGACTTCTTGCCCATAGACTTCGACAAACTCGGCTAACGGACGATAACCCCAGTACCCCATCATTGCACCAAGAATAATCAGCAGCAAAACGAGCCATAGCTCATGGCGTTGACCCCGAGCGGCGCGAAACTCTGGGACGCGTTGCAGGTGTTCGATCAAGCCCATGGGAGTGAAGCCAAGTCACAACACTGCTCAGTTTAATCTTTCTACACTGACTTTGAAACAGCCCTGCCCGAATCCGTTTGTCTAGTTCTGGTGCGTACTTCAATGCCTAACGGTTGATCGTGGAATGATCCACTTCCACACCGCGTTCCTGCATCATTTCCTCCAAATCCCGATAGCTCAGGGAATGGCGGCAGTACCACCGCACGTTGAGCAGGATGATTTCGGGCAAAAAGTGCTGCCATTTGAACAGAGAAGCGGTAGACATCGGAGGAGGAGAAGGTAGGATTGAGCTTACCTACCTTACCATTGACCCGTTTTTGCGACACAACCGTTTCGAGAAGGTGTGGCGACCCAAGCTTGAATACGGTTTTAACGAACCTAGGGGACATCGGTCTGCCACAGTCTCAACATACCAGGGGACAGTGTATCTGGAGTGAAATTTATCGAAGCGATCTTTGGAATTGCTGCTTAAGCGAATGCAAACGATACTGATCGTTTGTCCTTAATAAATTTTTGCGACACAACCAAGTTTATTGAAGCAATCTTTGGAATTGCTGCTTAAGCGAATGCAAGCGATACCGATCGGTTGTCTTTAAAAAGCTCTTGCGACACGACCATCGGGCGTGTCTGAGCTTACCCACCTTACCATTGACTGTTTTTTGGGACACAACCATTTTAAGTAGCAGAGATTACATTTCCTGAAATCTCAACATAGGAATATTGACGTATTGAATGACAAGTTTAGGTAAGTATTCTTTAGTTTGCACAGCAATTGGGCAAACTCCAATGACGAGGCATACTCGTCAGTAAATGCCACAGCAATCGCGTCTTTAGTAGGCGATCGCAACCTGATCTACTTTGTATCTCTTAAGGTGAGGAGCTGAGTGAAAAACGTCTGGAAACTGAGAACAAATCTAACTAAAGGGGCTAAGTTACGTCGCGGGTTTTCTACCTTGTCCCGTCTGAGATGGTTGGGCGTGTCTCTCATCGTATTTGCGGTGGTGTTTGCAACGGCGGCGTTTGCTCAACAAACTCAGCAGATGGATGCTAAAGCAGTAGAAGCACAGCTGCGGCAGACAACGGCAGGATATCCAGGAAAAGTGCATTTATTGCC
The sequence above is drawn from the Trichocoleus sp. genome and encodes:
- a CDS encoding transposase family protein; amino-acid sequence: MGLIEHLQRVPEFRAARGQRHELWLVLLLIILGAMMGYWGYRPLAEFVEVYGQEVSQKLELAPGTKLPSYSTFRRVMQQLDYQVLAAVFTDWAQVQHKVDIGEWFACDGKSIKGSVTDSNQAEQNFVSLVSLFSHRNCQIWVLKSRLFCSFSSLQAFSFLSLIR